The proteins below are encoded in one region of Elusimicrobiota bacterium:
- a CDS encoding O-antigen ligase family protein, whose product MKKNLLDKKAPSQILYFAIVVCPLVFFTNVTRNPYIIQGTILHICLLLIFGLFIFQSLKNGKIIFYRTRLDLPILIFLGFTIVTFIRALLCSADVAGFGKIPGFTTATWSEGLRNNLYILINCVLVYYVAVNFIRDEKSIRKVLFLSFVVSFLASVYAILQYFDLEPIWQQTINPYSMKRCVSTFGNPVFISSFLVIMVPLSVVSFIQAKSNYSRFLYIALSVLMILALITTMARSSWLGLFVAFIFVAGVFKQKIIKYKKWLLCAGISIFLVLLIPSRWQIETKPFGFYAFDRASSIFSVEKAGPAVYQRVLIWLSAWDISKRNPVLGSGWGLFEMLFPFYQQRYLIHPKLTQRTHANNAHNVFLENLSQIGIVGLGMFLWLIYCIVKFGLYQINNLKNEFQKIIAIGIFAGVIGMLVDNIVNVTLYFIIPGFFFWMNLGILAGLGGGGTSEKKIINHSLLSKIVSLILIVLSILLIRLYIRTFFAEKNYFTGFKLAKKQNTPIEQAIPYLEKAHQLHRLEVNNNYELGNAYARMAAQFRHLNAISQAEEYQKKALWAYNEALAANPGYDEIYFNKATILAQRKEFDGEDGALVNYQRAVFINPFSLDAIMGLGNVYLFSEKYEPARNLYRRATILSPSNKDIWNNLGYVSMKLNRIDDAKKCYQKALAIDPNFELARRNLANISALPKNKKE is encoded by the coding sequence ATGAAAAAAAATTTGCTTGACAAAAAAGCACCCAGCCAAATTTTATATTTCGCTATTGTTGTTTGCCCGCTTGTTTTCTTCACGAATGTCACAAGAAACCCGTATATTATTCAAGGCACAATCTTACACATCTGTTTACTATTGATTTTTGGATTATTCATTTTTCAATCACTTAAAAACGGAAAAATTATTTTCTATAGAACCCGACTGGATTTACCGATACTGATTTTTTTGGGCTTTACAATTGTTACATTTATCAGGGCACTATTGTGCAGTGCTGATGTTGCAGGTTTCGGGAAAATACCCGGGTTCACAACCGCTACATGGTCAGAAGGTCTAAGGAATAATCTGTATATTTTAATTAACTGCGTTCTTGTGTATTATGTTGCGGTTAATTTTATCAGAGATGAAAAGTCAATAAGAAAAGTTTTATTTCTTTCTTTTGTTGTCTCGTTTCTTGCAAGTGTTTATGCGATTTTGCAGTATTTTGACCTTGAGCCAATCTGGCAGCAGACAATTAACCCGTATAGTATGAAACGGTGTGTCTCTACTTTCGGCAATCCCGTTTTTATATCCAGTTTTTTGGTTATAATGGTCCCGCTTTCAGTTGTTTCGTTTATTCAGGCAAAATCAAATTATTCCAGATTTTTATATATAGCGTTATCTGTATTAATGATTTTAGCGCTTATTACAACAATGGCGAGATCTTCATGGCTTGGACTTTTTGTAGCATTCATTTTTGTTGCAGGTGTGTTTAAGCAAAAAATTATCAAATATAAAAAATGGTTACTGTGCGCTGGTATAAGTATATTTCTGGTTTTGTTAATACCGTCCAGATGGCAGATCGAGACAAAACCCTTTGGTTTTTATGCGTTTGACCGCGCATCCAGTATATTCAGTGTAGAGAAAGCGGGTCCTGCGGTCTATCAGCGGGTTCTGATATGGCTTTCTGCCTGGGATATCTCAAAACGGAATCCTGTATTAGGAAGTGGCTGGGGATTGTTTGAGATGCTGTTCCCGTTTTATCAGCAACGATATTTAATCCATCCGAAGTTAACACAGCGAACCCATGCTAATAATGCCCATAATGTTTTTTTAGAGAATCTTTCACAGATAGGAATCGTCGGGCTGGGGATGTTTTTATGGCTTATTTATTGTATTGTAAAATTCGGACTGTATCAGATTAACAATCTAAAGAACGAATTCCAGAAGATAATTGCGATTGGTATTTTTGCAGGTGTGATTGGAATGCTCGTTGATAATATAGTGAATGTAACTTTATACTTTATAATACCCGGCTTTTTCTTTTGGATGAATTTAGGAATTTTAGCAGGGCTTGGTGGCGGCGGCACATCTGAAAAAAAAATAATCAACCATAGCTTACTTTCCAAAATAGTTTCTTTAATTTTAATCGTGCTCTCAATTTTGCTTATCCGCCTGTATATCAGAACATTTTTTGCTGAAAAAAATTATTTTACCGGCTTTAAACTCGCTAAGAAACAAAATACACCGATAGAGCAGGCAATACCATATTTAGAAAAAGCACACCAACTTCATCGGCTTGAAGTTAACAACAACTACGAACTCGGGAATGCATATGCGAGAATGGCTGCGCAGTTCAGACACCTGAATGCAATTTCGCAGGCGGAAGAATACCAAAAAAAAGCGCTCTGGGCGTATAACGAAGCACTGGCAGCCAATCCCGGATATGATGAGATTTATTTTAATAAAGCAACTATCCTTGCACAACGAAAAGAGTTTGACGGTGAAGACGGTGCGCTTGTAAATTATCAACGAGCAGTTTTTATCAATCCGTTTTCGTTAGATGCAATAATGGGGCTCGGGAATGTCTATCTGTTTTCAGAAAAATATGAGCCAGCAAGGAATCTTTACCGTCGGGCAACCATACTCAGTCCATCTAACAAAGATATATGGAATAATCTCGGCTATGTCAGTATGAAACTGAACCGGATTGACGACGCAAAAAAATGTTATCAGAAAGCACTCGCAATTGACCCTAATTTTGAACTTGCCCGCCGAAATCTTGCTAATATAAGTGCTCTACCAAAAAATAAAAAAGAATAG
- a CDS encoding DUF502 domain-containing protein, with the protein MKKYFLTGLVIILPFFLTLYIIWLVFKIVGRFFTPVFTNIFETFVPLKIPYFAITFISAIVTLFLIWLIGLIASNFIGKKLFHQIESILLKIPMARGLYDAIKKLTKVFFVGTTTFQRVVLIEYPRKGIYSVAFITAEAMGEIQELTKEEVINVFIPSTPNPTTGYFLLVPKSDIIPLKMSVDDAMKLIISGGIVVPPSSPKKSNE; encoded by the coding sequence ATGAAAAAATACTTCTTAACAGGGCTCGTTATTATCCTGCCGTTTTTTCTTACGCTTTACATCATCTGGCTTGTATTCAAGATTGTGGGCAGATTTTTTACACCAGTATTCACAAATATTTTTGAAACATTTGTTCCACTTAAAATCCCATACTTTGCAATAACTTTTATAAGCGCTATTGTTACACTTTTTTTGATATGGTTAATCGGGCTTATTGCATCCAATTTTATCGGCAAGAAATTATTTCATCAAATTGAATCTATTCTTTTAAAAATACCGATGGCACGCGGACTCTATGACGCAATAAAAAAACTTACAAAGGTTTTTTTTGTAGGTACAACAACCTTTCAAAGAGTTGTCCTGATAGAATATCCGCGGAAGGGGATATATTCTGTTGCGTTTATTACTGCAGAAGCGATGGGCGAAATTCAGGAATTGACAAAAGAAGAAGTAATCAATGTATTTATACCGTCTACACCTAATCCGACAACAGGATATTTCTTGCTAGTACCAAAATCGGATATTATTCCACTCAAAATGTCGGTTGATGATGCAATGAAACTGATAATTTCCGGCGGGATTGTTGTACCGCCATCTTCCCCAAAAAAATCAAATGAATGA
- a CDS encoding ATP-binding protein — protein sequence MNDKFLLLLDANRILNSTLDIKKLLTIILELASRVVNAEASSLLLIDEQTGELYFDVAIGEKADEIKRIRLKPGEGVAGWCAAYNRSVIVEDVTKDPRWTRRSDDTSGFVTKSIICVPMRYKGRVLGVIEGINPIGKAFFTDDDLPVLEAFANQTAVALENARLFTKLTQEREKIAAAFDGMTEAVFVTDREGVITQSNMAACKLIDKKDINGSLFEKVMTESEFSIPAGFLQFDERIKVFEITKKTRKQIFLNCVATKIVNDRAETTGYIFVIRDITDEKKEEFVKRTFLSLISHKLKTPLVTISGYLPMLLAEDSLILKPSIKKALEAMKSQSNRLVGLVTDLLRYTVIETEALELDRKKISVEQLVAETLGIMKEKMKDAKIEVVSLSELGEVFVDTDKMKEALGCILENAVKFNKVGDSEGAEKIVKISGELQTDAVAISIEDNSVGIPLAEQEKIFDKFYQIEESFTGQVAGAGLGLPLAKRIVEAHNGSINVNSKVGVGSTFTVKIPRFI from the coding sequence ATGAATGACAAATTTCTGCTTTTATTAGATGCTAACAGGATTCTTAACTCTACGCTTGATATAAAAAAACTGCTTACCATTATATTAGAACTTGCCAGTAGGGTTGTTAATGCAGAAGCATCCTCGCTTCTGTTGATTGACGAACAGACAGGCGAACTTTATTTTGATGTTGCAATTGGTGAGAAGGCAGATGAGATAAAACGGATTCGGCTGAAACCTGGCGAAGGAGTCGCCGGCTGGTGTGCTGCCTACAACAGGTCTGTAATAGTTGAGGATGTAACAAAAGACCCGCGATGGACCCGACGGTCTGACGATACTTCCGGGTTTGTGACAAAATCAATTATATGTGTGCCGATGCGGTACAAGGGCAGGGTTTTAGGTGTAATTGAAGGTATAAATCCGATTGGTAAAGCGTTTTTTACAGACGATGACCTGCCGGTCTTAGAAGCGTTTGCAAACCAGACAGCAGTTGCATTAGAAAACGCGCGGCTTTTTACAAAATTAACTCAAGAACGAGAAAAAATTGCAGCTGCGTTTGATGGTATGACCGAAGCAGTTTTTGTAACCGACAGAGAAGGTGTGATAACTCAATCAAATATGGCTGCCTGTAAATTAATAGATAAAAAAGATATTAACGGCAGTTTGTTTGAAAAAGTAATGACAGAATCTGAATTCAGTATCCCGGCTGGTTTCTTACAGTTTGATGAAAGAATAAAAGTTTTTGAAATTACAAAAAAAACAAGAAAACAAATATTCCTTAACTGTGTAGCCACAAAAATCGTTAACGACCGCGCTGAAACTACTGGCTATATTTTTGTAATCAGGGATATTACAGACGAGAAAAAAGAAGAATTCGTAAAACGGACATTCTTATCGCTTATCTCACATAAACTTAAAACACCACTTGTAACAATCAGCGGTTATCTGCCAATGTTGTTAGCGGAGGATTCACTCATCTTGAAGCCGTCAATTAAAAAAGCGCTTGAAGCGATGAAAAGCCAGAGTAACCGTCTGGTCGGGCTGGTTACGGATTTGCTGAGATATACAGTAATAGAAACCGAAGCACTTGAACTTGACAGAAAGAAAATTTCAGTTGAACAACTTGTTGCTGAAACACTCGGTATAATGAAAGAAAAAATGAAAGATGCTAAAATTGAGGTTGTTAGTTTATCAGAACTTGGCGAGGTATTTGTTGATACAGACAAAATGAAAGAAGCGCTCGGTTGCATTTTAGAAAATGCTGTAAAATTTAATAAAGTAGGGGATAGTGAAGGTGCTGAAAAAATTGTGAAAATATCCGGCGAGTTGCAAACCGATGCGGTTGCTATAAGTATTGAAGATAATAGTGTTGGTATACCACTTGCTGAACAGGAAAAAATTTTTGATAAATTCTATCAGATAGAAGAATCATTTACGGGTCAGGTTGCCGGCGCAGGTCTCGGATTGCCACTCGCCAAACGAATTGTAGAAGCCCATAATGGCAGCATAAATGTTAATTCCAAAGTTGGTGTAGGTTCTACATTCACCGTAAAAATCCCCAGATTTATCTGA